A DNA window from Bacteroides cellulosilyticus contains the following coding sequences:
- a CDS encoding alpha-L-arabinofuranosidase C-terminal domain-containing protein, whose product MKIGYILLLSICLPLMVTTGYAQVRLEVDASKKIATVSKLFNGTNIEDLNNQTNGGVFSQLLHGEAFEENIDIDFLNVKRADYSKLYVVLDERRIPHLITQSDIYHRVNWNNLSEKYDFYSKDIYDATPFEKPKIISGLKFTGRFLPFDSLPANIQRIMLERINGNEQITKYWSKIVSGQPEYSYKLIRDGKAYIGRQTQQINFISGTGEVGISNLGLYRMGICYEKGKPYDGVLRIMAEKPTNVYISLRDENGQILDEKSYILEGNGNYEKVQFNLTPSAYTANGDFCITLKQPGTLNLGFAFLQPGDWGRSNGYPLRKSFIDALKKQGITAFRYNGSMVDVGADKFLYRWKKMLGPIDERRVLFRSGFNVYATHSFGIIEMLQAAECINAVAIIGMSMDETAEDIRDFVEYVNGEVTSEWGARRAADGHPIPYNLKYIQVDNERRISRGYVECVKKFAKAAWSVDPDMSIMVSLNISRNRYIRGNQNYALASELVGWFIAQGKGDKFAWDSHYSGSRSFAGDKEWLESEMGIDLQRELAKDYPGFKLNLCPMEENGSRCDWDRGLAHAHNWIVLQRYGDCFKMMGTANTFQPHGLHYMWDQGRIHYTSDKVWFQPSAYIDELMMKSWKPNVVKTISSDEQKIDLTAKIDDKGDELTLYIVNMTDQPQESVINVKGFGKVRNKAKVISMGNCELTEYNTIDKQDNVVPQFSELSMDDIVTYTFPKYSYTMITLRKK is encoded by the coding sequence ATGAAAATCGGATATATTTTGTTATTAAGTATCTGTTTGCCACTAATGGTGACAACTGGGTATGCGCAGGTACGATTAGAGGTGGATGCAAGTAAGAAAATCGCTACTGTAAGTAAATTGTTCAATGGAACCAATATTGAAGACTTGAACAACCAAACCAATGGAGGTGTTTTTAGCCAGCTGTTACATGGTGAGGCCTTTGAGGAGAATATCGATATTGATTTTCTGAACGTGAAACGTGCTGATTACTCAAAACTCTATGTAGTGCTTGATGAAAGACGTATTCCGCATCTTATTACTCAAAGTGATATTTATCATCGGGTTAATTGGAATAACTTGTCAGAGAAATATGATTTTTATTCCAAAGATATTTATGATGCTACTCCGTTCGAGAAGCCCAAAATCATTTCAGGACTGAAATTCACTGGACGTTTCTTACCTTTTGATTCACTTCCGGCTAATATTCAACGGATAATGCTGGAACGGATTAACGGTAATGAACAGATAACTAAATATTGGAGTAAAATAGTAAGCGGACAACCTGAATACAGTTATAAACTGATACGTGATGGTAAGGCTTATATAGGTAGGCAAACACAGCAGATAAATTTTATCAGTGGTACAGGTGAAGTGGGTATCAGCAATTTGGGCCTTTATCGTATGGGGATTTGTTATGAGAAAGGAAAGCCTTATGACGGTGTACTGCGTATAATGGCTGAAAAACCTACTAATGTTTATATTTCCCTAAGAGATGAAAATGGACAGATACTGGATGAAAAATCTTATATATTGGAAGGTAATGGTAATTATGAAAAAGTACAGTTCAATCTGACTCCTTCTGCTTATACGGCTAATGGCGATTTTTGCATAACTTTAAAGCAACCGGGTACGCTTAATTTGGGCTTTGCTTTTTTGCAGCCGGGCGATTGGGGGCGTTCGAACGGATATCCTTTACGTAAATCTTTCATAGATGCATTGAAAAAACAGGGTATCACAGCTTTCCGTTATAATGGTTCCATGGTGGACGTAGGAGCCGATAAATTCCTTTATCGTTGGAAAAAAATGCTTGGACCTATTGATGAACGTCGGGTATTGTTTCGCTCAGGTTTTAACGTTTATGCTACCCACAGTTTTGGTATTATCGAAATGCTTCAAGCCGCTGAGTGCATTAATGCTGTAGCAATTATCGGTATGAGTATGGATGAAACAGCTGAGGATATCCGGGATTTTGTAGAATATGTTAATGGAGAGGTTACTTCAGAGTGGGGAGCACGTCGTGCAGCAGATGGCCATCCGATACCATATAATTTAAAGTATATTCAAGTGGATAATGAACGGCGTATTTCCCGCGGATATGTGGAATGTGTAAAGAAGTTTGCTAAAGCTGCTTGGTCGGTAGATCCTGATATGTCTATTATGGTTTCATTGAATATTAGTAGAAACAGATATATACGTGGAAATCAGAATTATGCGTTAGCTTCGGAATTGGTGGGATGGTTTATAGCTCAAGGTAAAGGCGATAAGTTTGCATGGGATTCACATTATAGTGGCAGTCGTAGTTTTGCTGGTGATAAAGAGTGGCTTGAGAGTGAGATGGGAATAGACTTGCAGCGTGAGTTGGCTAAAGATTATCCCGGTTTTAAATTGAATTTATGTCCTATGGAAGAAAATGGGTCTCGTTGTGATTGGGATCGTGGTTTGGCTCATGCTCATAATTGGATTGTGTTGCAACGTTATGGTGATTGTTTCAAGATGATGGGGACAGCTAATACGTTTCAACCACACGGATTACATTATATGTGGGATCAGGGACGAATTCACTATACGTCAGATAAAGTATGGTTTCAGCCATCGGCTTATATAGATGAACTAATGATGAAGTCGTGGAAACCGAATGTGGTGAAGACAATTAGCAGTGATGAGCAGAAGATTGATCTTACAGCAAAGATAGATGATAAAGGTGATGAACTGACACTCTATATTGTAAACATGACTGATCAACCCCAAGAGAGCGTGATAAATGTGAAGGGCTTTGGAAAGGTGAGAAACAAGGCAAAAGTCATATCTATGGGAAATTGTGAACTCACAGAATACAATACTATAGATAAACAAGATAATGTAGTTCCTCAATTTTCAGAATTAAGTATGGATGATATTGTAACTTATACATTTCCTAAATATTCTTATACAATGATTACCCTGCGGAAGAAATGA